In a genomic window of Streptomyces katrae:
- a CDS encoding AfsR/SARP family transcriptional regulator yields the protein MREMPVVRQGMAAVRFSLLGPMSVQVGDDLLALGPLKQRVVLAMLLCRPNRFVPVDQLIEAVWADEPPRTARKNIQVYVSALRRTLDSAGERIVHGPGGYLLRLAEPELDVLRFQALARTARQTAADGQLEAAFHLFDRARRLWTGPPLPELRCSELVRGQAGLLVGRYLAVCEDWAEAGLESGRPAEVVEVTTGLLERHPMRERLRAAHLSALHRCGRRAEALAGYEEVRQLLSRELGLPPSAALTTLYESILADDGHAPCPGRPSGAAQRRAPVALPADVCDFTGRGEQLGELLVAVSDGGAVALVTGPAGVGKTVLAVHAAHGMADRFPDGRIHLRLREPDGSRRSPASVAAELLRYAGRDIRSAEHLDQATALWRDWLADRRVLLVLDDAPDEASVRPLLPGTGDSSVIVTARTRLAGLAGTHRVDLPPFSVEEALDLMDRITGRVRGDLAAAERVVRSCGMLPLAVRVAGLKLTVLRHLPLAEYADRLSDPRIVLDELAVGDLDVRSLVAEEWRRLEDSHRSALVRLGALPGPSVFTAERAAVALGCAPDAARRQIERLIEAGLVLSPASEVTAHLAVYTLPHLTCLLAREQARWTTPAEQHGWEPSVR from the coding sequence ATGCGTGAGATGCCGGTCGTACGGCAGGGCATGGCAGCCGTCCGGTTCTCCCTCCTCGGGCCGATGTCGGTCCAGGTCGGGGACGACTTGCTCGCGCTCGGCCCGCTCAAACAGCGGGTCGTCCTCGCCATGCTGCTCTGCCGTCCCAACAGGTTCGTCCCGGTCGACCAGTTGATCGAGGCCGTCTGGGCCGACGAACCGCCCCGAACGGCGCGGAAGAACATCCAGGTCTACGTCTCGGCCCTGCGCAGGACGCTGGACAGCGCCGGAGAGCGGATCGTCCACGGGCCCGGGGGCTACCTGCTGCGGCTCGCCGAGCCCGAGCTGGACGTCCTCAGGTTCCAGGCGCTGGCCAGGACCGCGCGGCAGACCGCTGCGGATGGCCAACTCGAGGCGGCCTTCCATCTGTTCGACCGCGCCAGGCGGCTGTGGACCGGGCCGCCGCTCCCCGAGCTGCGCTGCTCCGAGCTGGTGCGGGGGCAGGCCGGCCTGCTGGTCGGCCGCTACCTCGCGGTCTGCGAGGACTGGGCCGAGGCCGGGCTGGAGTCGGGCCGGCCCGCGGAGGTCGTCGAGGTGACAACGGGCCTGCTGGAACGGCATCCGATGCGGGAACGGCTGCGGGCGGCGCACCTGTCGGCACTGCACCGTTGCGGGCGCCGAGCGGAGGCCCTGGCCGGGTACGAGGAGGTACGACAGCTCCTGTCCAGGGAACTGGGACTGCCCCCGAGCGCCGCCCTGACCACGCTGTACGAGTCGATCCTCGCCGACGACGGGCACGCCCCGTGCCCCGGTCGGCCGAGCGGGGCGGCACAGCGCCGCGCACCCGTCGCGCTCCCCGCCGACGTCTGCGACTTCACCGGTCGCGGCGAGCAACTCGGGGAACTGCTGGTGGCGGTGTCGGACGGCGGGGCCGTCGCCCTGGTCACCGGACCGGCCGGCGTGGGCAAGACCGTCCTCGCGGTCCACGCCGCGCACGGCATGGCGGACCGCTTCCCCGACGGCCGGATCCACCTCAGGCTCCGCGAGCCGGACGGATCCCGTCGGTCACCCGCGTCGGTGGCGGCCGAACTCCTGCGGTACGCGGGCCGGGACATCCGGTCGGCGGAACACCTCGACCAGGCCACCGCGCTGTGGCGGGACTGGCTGGCCGACCGCAGAGTACTGCTCGTGCTGGACGACGCACCCGACGAGGCGAGTGTGCGCCCCCTGCTGCCCGGCACCGGGGACAGCAGTGTCATCGTCACGGCCCGGACCCGGCTCGCCGGGCTGGCCGGCACCCATCGGGTGGACCTGCCGCCGTTCTCCGTCGAGGAGGCGCTGGACCTGATGGACCGGATCACCGGCCGGGTGCGCGGCGACCTGGCGGCGGCCGAACGCGTCGTGCGGTCCTGCGGCATGCTCCCGCTCGCGGTCCGTGTGGCCGGCCTCAAACTCACCGTGCTGCGGCACCTGCCGCTCGCGGAGTACGCGGACCGGCTGTCCGATCCGCGCATCGTGCTGGACGAACTCGCCGTGGGCGACCTCGACGTGCGGTCACTGGTCGCCGAGGAGTGGCGGCGGCTGGAGGACTCCCATCGTTCCGCGCTGGTCCGGCTCGGGGCGCTGCCGGGCCCGTCGGTGTTCACCGCGGAGCGTGCGGCGGTCGCGCTGGGGTGCGCTCCGGACGCGGCACGGCGTCAGATCGAGCGGCTGATCGAGGCCGGGCTGGTCCTCTCGCCGGCGAGCGAGGTCACCGCGCACTTGGCGGTGTACACGCTGCCGCACCTCACCTGCCTGCTCGCCCGGGAGCAGGCCCGGTGGACGACGCCCGCCGAACAGCACGGGTGGGAGCCGAGTGTGCGCTGA
- a CDS encoding LuxR C-terminal-related transcriptional regulator encodes MAAVRPPAASGLLVGREAELDVFKWSLATLSDGRGSIVELSGEPGSGKTRLATALAQLADQRGIPVIRTRALRGGSLPLQVFHDAWQARRAAGGPRQRFDEAAGRLAEWAAGCVLVLDDVHLCDPDSTALLVRLVRSVPPAPFLLALAHRPGRTAPELREALAEGARTGTVTQVQPSPLTPEAVAALLADRPAPAGSGPPTPAELQDYAAGLCAAAEGNPQYAQLLIAANWHPAYWPDRAGTDSAGLLRTAEPLIAEFDALSPQAVLTASAAAVVGSPFRPEDIARISQVGTDPTLDALAELEAADLVRQADWRGGLAFRHPVVGHVAHERAGLSFRLRAHRRALDLITARGGRAHDRARHAEQLLGSDAALAARALADGATEIAAQEPGAAAHWLRLALESLPDCEAGAAARNELELACCRALIDSGQLDEARTRAHDLLGHRAAALTGRQLLHAHAVCAGAERQLGRFAEATAITDTALGLLPRPLPRPLPAEAVELVVEHGLVHVLSGTHDQARALLRQAVQALGETDRTNEANHAVLRVLDALCHTHSSDAAEAIDEVAHCARLVDALPDPHAGRTPETLALLGSAELYLERFTDAARHLSRGLTTDRRRHLRPVLLHRLLGLAITELWTGHLDASHQHARGAENLAGSLGVPPAVTLAQAISALALIWTRGQEYAGAAIALTEEATGAAPAGHSWWTASATCLLAHARLLAGDPAGCRRTLLDPGRGRQLPHVRPFSRPYMLSLLATATLDLGDREEAQHLIKTAEAEADRLGLSVQQAHALAARAHLHATDGEHHAAAALFALAADAFQSAGTPVQYAWTLATGARSFHQAHGAAEAFARLDAAEAIARTRGALLVGQLVTRARTELAADSRTAHPLGLLSGREREIAELAATGLRTREIAERLFLSPRTVETHLSRAYRKLDVSSRLALSDLLRRAG; translated from the coding sequence ATGGCCGCAGTGCGTCCTCCGGCCGCCAGCGGGCTTCTCGTCGGGCGAGAGGCCGAACTCGACGTTTTCAAATGGTCATTGGCGACATTGAGTGACGGTCGGGGCTCGATCGTCGAGCTCTCTGGGGAACCCGGCAGCGGGAAGACCCGCCTGGCCACCGCCCTTGCGCAGCTGGCCGACCAGCGGGGGATCCCGGTGATCCGCACCCGCGCCCTGCGTGGCGGCTCCCTCCCCCTGCAGGTGTTCCACGATGCCTGGCAGGCACGGCGGGCGGCCGGCGGTCCGCGGCAGCGGTTCGACGAGGCTGCCGGCCGGCTCGCCGAATGGGCCGCGGGCTGCGTCCTCGTGCTGGACGATGTCCACCTGTGCGATCCGGACTCGACGGCGCTGCTGGTACGGCTGGTGCGCTCGGTGCCGCCCGCCCCGTTCCTGCTCGCCCTCGCCCACCGCCCCGGCCGGACCGCACCCGAGCTGCGCGAGGCCCTGGCCGAGGGGGCGCGCACCGGAACGGTGACGCAGGTCCAACCGAGCCCCCTCACCCCCGAAGCCGTGGCCGCACTGCTGGCCGACCGGCCCGCCCCCGCGGGCTCCGGACCGCCCACCCCGGCCGAACTCCAGGACTACGCGGCCGGGTTGTGCGCCGCGGCCGAAGGCAATCCGCAGTACGCGCAGCTGCTCATCGCGGCCAACTGGCACCCCGCGTACTGGCCCGACCGCGCCGGCACCGACAGCGCCGGGCTGCTTCGCACCGCGGAACCGCTGATCGCCGAGTTCGACGCGCTGTCACCGCAGGCCGTGCTCACCGCATCGGCCGCCGCCGTGGTCGGCAGCCCGTTCCGGCCGGAGGACATCGCCCGGATCTCCCAAGTGGGAACGGACCCCACCCTCGACGCACTCGCCGAACTGGAGGCCGCGGACCTGGTCCGCCAGGCGGACTGGCGAGGCGGCTTGGCCTTCCGCCACCCCGTCGTCGGCCACGTCGCGCACGAGCGGGCCGGGCTCTCCTTCCGGCTGCGCGCCCACCGCCGGGCCCTGGACCTCATCACCGCCCGGGGCGGCCGGGCCCACGACCGGGCCCGGCACGCCGAGCAGCTGCTCGGCAGCGACGCCGCACTCGCCGCGCGCGCCCTGGCGGACGGGGCCACGGAGATCGCCGCACAGGAACCGGGGGCCGCTGCGCACTGGCTGCGACTCGCCCTGGAATCCCTCCCCGACTGCGAAGCCGGCGCCGCCGCCCGCAACGAGCTGGAACTCGCCTGCTGCCGTGCGCTGATCGACTCGGGCCAACTCGACGAGGCCCGCACCCGCGCGCACGACCTGCTGGGACACCGGGCGGCGGCACTCACCGGACGGCAACTCCTCCACGCCCACGCCGTCTGCGCCGGCGCCGAACGACAGCTCGGCCGGTTCGCGGAGGCGACCGCCATCACCGACACCGCCCTCGGCCTGCTCCCGCGTCCGCTGCCCCGCCCGCTACCGGCCGAAGCCGTCGAACTGGTCGTCGAGCACGGGCTGGTCCACGTCCTGAGCGGAACGCACGACCAGGCCCGCGCATTGCTCCGGCAGGCCGTCCAGGCCCTGGGAGAGACCGACCGCACCAACGAGGCGAACCACGCCGTCCTCCGGGTACTCGACGCCCTCTGCCACACCCACTCCAGCGACGCGGCCGAAGCGATCGACGAAGTCGCCCACTGCGCCAGGCTCGTGGATGCCCTCCCGGACCCGCACGCCGGACGCACACCCGAGACCCTCGCCCTACTCGGCAGCGCCGAACTCTACCTCGAACGGTTCACCGACGCGGCCCGCCACCTGAGCCGAGGACTTACCACCGACCGCAGACGCCACCTGCGCCCCGTCCTGCTCCACCGGCTCCTCGGACTCGCCATAACCGAACTCTGGACCGGCCACCTGGACGCCTCCCACCAGCACGCCCGGGGAGCTGAGAACCTGGCCGGCTCCCTGGGCGTACCACCCGCGGTCACCCTGGCACAGGCGATCAGCGCGCTCGCGCTGATCTGGACCCGCGGACAGGAGTACGCCGGTGCCGCCATCGCCCTCACCGAGGAGGCGACCGGCGCCGCCCCAGCCGGCCACAGCTGGTGGACCGCCTCGGCGACCTGCCTGCTCGCCCACGCCCGACTCCTCGCCGGTGACCCCGCCGGATGCCGGCGGACCCTGCTGGACCCCGGGCGCGGCAGACAACTCCCCCACGTCAGACCCTTCTCACGGCCTTACATGCTCTCCCTGCTGGCGACCGCCACCCTCGACCTCGGCGACCGCGAAGAAGCACAACACCTCATCAAGACCGCCGAAGCGGAAGCCGACCGCCTCGGCCTGTCCGTCCAACAGGCCCACGCCCTCGCCGCCCGCGCCCACCTCCACGCGACCGACGGCGAACACCACGCGGCGGCCGCACTGTTCGCCCTCGCCGCCGACGCGTTCCAGTCCGCCGGGACGCCCGTGCAGTACGCCTGGACGCTGGCGACCGGAGCACGCTCCTTCCACCAGGCCCACGGCGCGGCCGAAGCTTTCGCGCGGCTCGACGCCGCCGAGGCGATCGCACGCACCCGCGGGGCACTGCTCGTCGGGCAACTGGTGACCCGCGCGCGAACCGAACTCGCCGCCGACTCCCGCACCGCGCACCCCTTGGGCCTGCTCAGCGGCCGCGAACGGGAGATCGCCGAACTGGCCGCGACGGGCCTGCGCACCCGCGAGATCGCCGAACGGCTCTTCCTCAGCCCCCGCACAGTGGAGACCCACCTCTCCCGCGCCTACCGCAAACTCGACGTCTCCTCCCGCCTCGCCCTCTCCGACCTCCTGCGCCGCGCCGGCTAG
- a CDS encoding Fic family protein, which produces MHDRSTTAAVRRVLPVAPPLDAVAIPPAARRRALDGLAELTAATRTHLDDPDLFHRPRWRPKLHLNRIAGIDPAQLAEQLAAAAETRSATGLLAVHSVRAELLEHPGRRPCFTPDALAELHRMLIAGDPNITARGGFRRSSSTVTWPDGQIFSIATAAGPQLRERIEYWHHWGTRTTAPPLDAAALAMAGLLTIHPFADANGRTARLLAQCDLVAAGLLPGLLLDLDAWAEQHHAEHDTALVAAADGDLTRWGALFARAVTETARHRTRTLTAHGRLLDTALAQVTDDPAAVAVLTQLRAAPAVSAAWLRDRVAHEPQPALDRLRAAGILTDHPRLPGALIHPQLLELLDTPYRPDPERKPDDAEGGGPAAPR; this is translated from the coding sequence ATGCACGACCGTTCCACCACGGCGGCGGTGCGACGGGTGCTTCCCGTCGCACCGCCGCTCGACGCCGTCGCGATCCCGCCCGCCGCCCGCCGCCGGGCACTCGACGGGCTGGCCGAGCTGACGGCCGCAACCCGCACGCATCTGGACGACCCCGACCTCTTCCACCGCCCCCGGTGGCGGCCCAAGCTCCACCTGAACCGCATCGCCGGAATCGACCCGGCACAGCTGGCCGAGCAACTCGCCGCCGCGGCCGAGACACGGAGCGCGACCGGCCTGCTCGCCGTCCACTCGGTCCGCGCCGAGCTGCTTGAACACCCCGGCCGACGACCCTGCTTCACCCCGGACGCGCTCGCCGAACTGCACCGCATGCTGATCGCGGGGGACCCCAACATCACCGCCCGAGGCGGCTTCCGCCGCTCGTCCTCCACCGTCACCTGGCCCGACGGGCAGATCTTCTCGATCGCGACCGCGGCGGGTCCGCAGTTGAGGGAGCGGATCGAGTACTGGCACCACTGGGGCACCCGCACCACCGCGCCCCCGCTGGACGCCGCCGCGCTCGCCATGGCAGGACTGCTGACGATCCATCCGTTCGCTGACGCCAATGGCCGCACCGCCCGCCTGCTCGCCCAGTGCGACCTGGTGGCGGCAGGCCTGTTGCCCGGCCTGCTGCTCGATCTCGACGCCTGGGCCGAACAGCACCACGCCGAGCACGACACGGCCCTGGTCGCCGCGGCCGACGGCGACCTCACCCGCTGGGGAGCACTCTTCGCCCGCGCGGTGACCGAGACCGCCCGGCACCGCACCCGCACGCTCACGGCCCACGGCCGGCTGCTCGACACCGCCCTCGCGCAGGTGACCGACGATCCCGCGGCCGTGGCCGTCCTCACCCAGCTCCGCGCCGCACCGGCGGTCTCGGCCGCCTGGCTGCGCGACCGCGTCGCGCACGAGCCGCAGCCGGCGCTGGACCGCCTGCGCGCAGCAGGCATCCTCACCGACCACCCCCGCCTCCCCGGAGCACTGATCCACCCGCAGCTCCTCGAACTGCTCGACACCCCCTACCGGCCCGACCCGGAGAGGAAACCCGACGATGCCGAAGGAGGAGGGCCCGCCGCGCCGCGCTGA